The following proteins are co-located in the Fluviicola sp. genome:
- a CDS encoding aminotransferase class V-fold PLP-dependent enzyme has translation MESSDNILYNNLKEAFLLREDITFLNFGSFGATPKPIFDAYQRFQQELEYEPVQFIINKGPQYLKESRVRLAEFLGCKADDLVYVPNPTYAVNIVARGLDLKPGDEVLSTNIEYGACDRTWEFYCAEKGAKYVKQEIKLPIESKEVFLADFWKGFSEKTRLVFISQITSATGLILPVKEICEEAKRRGLLVFVDGAHVPAHIHLNLTDLNADFYTGACHKWMMTPKGSSFLHVKPEHQQQLDPLVVSWGYKADFPGDSQFLDYHQFNGTRDFSAYLTIPEAIDFMKWNDWWGVAEDCRMLVQKWLPRLCELVGSKPLAPVTDEFIGQLGSIPTRCENPVELKQILYNEYKIEIPVMVQNNQVYIRYSINAFNSEDDLVKLEKVLVELKERKLIF, from the coding sequence ATGGAAAGCTCAGACAATATTCTTTATAACAACCTGAAAGAAGCCTTTCTGCTTCGGGAAGACATTACATTCCTGAACTTCGGTTCATTCGGTGCAACTCCGAAACCCATTTTCGATGCTTATCAGCGGTTTCAACAGGAATTGGAATACGAACCTGTTCAATTTATCATTAATAAAGGCCCGCAATACCTGAAGGAAAGCAGAGTACGTCTGGCAGAGTTCCTGGGGTGTAAAGCAGATGACCTGGTATATGTTCCCAATCCGACTTATGCGGTGAATATTGTAGCGAGAGGCCTGGATTTGAAACCTGGTGACGAAGTGTTGAGCACGAATATCGAATACGGAGCCTGCGACCGTACCTGGGAATTTTATTGCGCCGAAAAAGGGGCAAAGTATGTAAAACAGGAAATAAAGTTGCCCATTGAATCGAAAGAAGTGTTTTTAGCGGATTTCTGGAAAGGTTTCAGTGAGAAAACAAGATTGGTATTCATTTCGCAGATAACGTCGGCTACGGGCTTAATTTTGCCTGTAAAAGAGATTTGCGAGGAAGCAAAGCGAAGAGGTTTGTTAGTATTTGTGGACGGAGCACATGTTCCGGCACATATTCACCTCAATCTAACCGACCTGAATGCCGATTTTTATACCGGTGCCTGCCATAAATGGATGATGACACCGAAAGGATCCAGTTTTTTACATGTGAAGCCGGAACACCAGCAGCAATTGGATCCCTTGGTGGTGAGTTGGGGATATAAAGCTGACTTTCCGGGTGATTCACAGTTCTTGGATTATCATCAGTTCAACGGTACCCGCGATTTTTCGGCCTACTTGACCATCCCTGAAGCCATTGATTTCATGAAGTGGAATGATTGGTGGGGAGTTGCCGAAGATTGCAGAATGCTCGTGCAAAAATGGCTTCCGCGTTTGTGTGAGTTGGTTGGTTCGAAGCCTTTAGCGCCGGTTACAGATGAATTTATCGGCCAATTGGGAAGTATTCCCACCCGTTGCGAAAACCCGGTCGAACTGAAACAAATCCTTTACAACGAATATAAAATCGAGATTCCGGTGATGGTGCAGAATAACCAGGTTTATATCCGTTATTCGATCAATGCCTTCAATTCGGAAGACGATTTGGTAAAACTGGAGAAAGTGCTTGTGGAACTGAAAGAACGCAAACTAATTTTTTGA
- the pepT gene encoding peptidase T has product MKNAPYSVEERFVRYVQIDTTADPNSTSFPSSEKQKDLSHLLVKELKALGIEDAEADQWGYVYATIPATSSKENIPTICFCSHMDTAPDVTGTNVKPIIHRNYTGAPITLPDDPTQVITTEKHAYLKEKIGDDLITASGLTLLGADDKAGVAIIMDLAEQLMKKKEIPHGKIRILFTPDEEVGRGVEQLDMEKLGADFGYTLDSGELGAIEDESFSADAMTFVITGVSAHPGYAKGKMVHAMKVASAFIDALPKDEWSPESTTDREGFVHPTAISGGLEEVTVSFIIRDHVTAKLAEYETRLEGILKETIARFPGATYTSKVTEQYRNMKEIIKDVPFVTDYAIEAMEKAGITPKPTIIRGGTDGSRMSFMGLPCPNIFTGEMAIHSRHEYVSIQDMQKAVDTLVELVQIWEKH; this is encoded by the coding sequence ATGAAAAATGCCCCGTATTCGGTCGAAGAGCGTTTTGTGCGCTATGTGCAAATTGACACGACTGCAGATCCAAATTCAACTTCTTTTCCTTCCAGTGAAAAACAAAAAGACCTTTCGCATTTATTGGTGAAAGAACTCAAGGCATTGGGAATAGAAGATGCGGAAGCGGATCAGTGGGGATATGTCTATGCTACTATTCCTGCCACTTCTTCCAAAGAAAATATTCCGACCATTTGTTTTTGTTCGCACATGGATACCGCTCCGGATGTTACCGGAACGAATGTAAAACCAATTATTCATCGCAATTATACCGGGGCACCGATCACACTTCCGGATGATCCGACTCAGGTAATTACCACTGAAAAGCATGCGTATCTGAAAGAGAAAATCGGGGATGACCTGATTACGGCTTCCGGGTTGACTTTGCTTGGAGCGGATGATAAAGCGGGAGTGGCCATCATCATGGATTTGGCGGAACAATTGATGAAGAAGAAAGAAATTCCGCACGGAAAAATCCGCATTCTTTTCACTCCTGATGAAGAAGTGGGAAGAGGAGTAGAGCAGTTGGATATGGAAAAACTGGGTGCAGATTTCGGCTATACCCTGGATTCAGGTGAATTGGGTGCTATTGAAGACGAATCTTTTTCAGCCGATGCCATGACTTTCGTAATCACAGGAGTAAGCGCACATCCCGGATATGCAAAAGGAAAAATGGTACATGCCATGAAAGTAGCAAGTGCCTTTATTGACGCATTACCGAAAGACGAATGGTCGCCTGAAAGCACGACAGACCGCGAAGGATTTGTACATCCGACTGCTATTTCCGGTGGATTGGAAGAAGTAACCGTAAGCTTTATTATCCGTGATCATGTAACGGCAAAACTGGCTGAATACGAAACGCGCCTGGAAGGAATCCTGAAAGAGACAATTGCCCGGTTCCCGGGAGCAACATACACTTCGAAAGTGACAGAGCAATACCGAAACATGAAGGAAATCATTAAAGATGTTCCTTTTGTGACGGATTACGCCATAGAAGCCATGGAAAAAGCAGGGATCACACCGAAACCAACGATCATTCGCGGTGGGACTGACGGTTCGCGTATGTCGTTTATGGGCTTGCCTTGTCCGAATATTTTTACCGGCGAAATGGCCATCCACAGCCGTCACGAGTACGTGAGTATTCAGGATATGCAGAAAGCGGTGGATACCTTGGTGGAACTGGTGCAGATTTGGGAAAAACACTAA